The genomic window AGCTTGTCTGAGTGCAGAGACTGTAGCCCCTGCTCCGGTGACATCCGTCCCAGCTGGAATGGAGGCTGGAACACGCTGACTGAGTACCTGTGCAAGGAGGTGGGACTTAGAGCTGGCCGGGCACAGGGTTGAGCTCAGTTCCAGTGCAGAAGCACCTTCCTACCCTTGACTCTTACCTTGCGTAGCCCTCCAGCAGCTGAGCCAAGCGAGTGTAGGTGAGGCGGGACTCAGGTACGCTGATGAGGAAGGGGAAACCGATGTTCTCGGGGCGGCACGAAGCCTTGTGGTCTGGCCAGTGTGTTTTCTGACATGCCCTGTAACACATAGGGCCCCTGCTGAACCCAGCATCCGTGACCAGCCCCATCAGGAGTAGGGTAGGGCCAAAAGCAGTGCACCAGGGACAAGGGGAGCATGATGAGCCCACCTGGCTCCCTCACAAACATCAGGCCCATCCCATCTTCTCCCACTGGGCCAAGCTCTCCCATCCATCCAGTCTTTCGCAGTAGGGGaccctccctcccagccaggcacCAAGCCAACTCACACATTGCAGTAACCGACTCGATAGCATCTCGTGCAGCGTTTGAGTTTCTCATCCTCTGGCAGCTGCTTCTTCTGGCAGGCAGCACACTTGGCGACAGGGCCACTGGGCACCTGTGGACGCTGCAGGAGAAAGGACCCATCAGACAGGGAAGGGCATcagggcaggacaaggcagcTTCACTGGGCATCCCTGCTCAGTCCCACTTGTGGCTCAGCCTCCCTGCATGCCTCCCAGTAGTACCAATATCCCCTCTTACCTGCTGGACCTGGAGTTCCACTACCCTCTCCTTGgccagctctggggacagcacCTCGAAGCAGAGCAACAGGTCCGTCGGAGAGACTGCGTCTAGTGAGTTGGACGGCAGGAACATGCGGTGGAAGTGATTCTTGCTCACCTGCCAGCAAAGCAGTAGAGCATGGCCATGTGAGAGCTGCCCCACACATCCTCTCCCTGGAGAGCCACAGACCTCAACCCCACAgtgagctgcaggaacagcagcatctCAGGGATGCTGTGCTCAGCTCACCACCTCACCAGGGAAAGATGGATATCCCAGGCCTTACTGCAGTTGCCCACCCCTCCTGAGCAGGGATCTGACCAGCAGCACCCTGCACATGATACTGTCACCTACATACAAAATCCATCCCATGAAGATGTTGGACATGGGCAAGTGACTTTCAGTGGCCATACTCCCTGCAGGACTGTGGGAGCCAGGACACACACAAGAGCAGCCCATGATTTGCTCCCCAGCTGGAGCACTCTCACCTCTGCCAGGCGCAGGTTCTCTGGTTTCACATGCACACTGTGGGCCACTGAGTCGAGTACCTCCATGGCACTGGAGTTCTCCTTGCTGATACTCACGAGGAACTGCCACCAAGAAAGTGTCACATCAGTCACACCACACCAATGCATGTGGGCCCTTACTTAACTCTAGGCTTATCCTGTTGGCATGATCAGCTGCCTGGGGCACTTCCAGAAGCCCTCTCAGGCTCCCGCCCCAGGGTAGGTGGTATTCTTTACCTTGATGGGCTTCTTGTGTGGTTCTTTTGCAAAGAAGTAGACAGTCAGCACCTTTTGCTTCTGTGGGAGAGGCACGGGGAGGTATAGGAAGGGGTCAAAGGTGATAGACACCTGCAGATGCAAAAGTACATTCAGTTGCAGAAAGTGCTTCTGCCTGATAAGCAGGGGAGCACATGCAGGGGATCCAAGATCCAGTCTTGCCCTGTGCTCTCTCAGGGTCAGGagcctgctgctgcacagcaaggacagggacagaacTTCCAGGGCTGCCCTACCTtggagcacacagggcacacCAGCTTGGATTTGTATTGGCCCTGGAAGAGGTCTACTATAAACGAGTCGTTCCTCATCTTGTGTCGCTGCCAAGCCTCCTCAGCTACCACCTGTGAGGAGAACGGTCTCAGCACCTTGCTAAACCACCCAGGCTGCTCTCCCAGTGGCTTTAGAGAGGGACACCCTCACCTCGTCAGGCCTCCCATCCGAGTCAACAGTTTCTGTGTAGGGCTTGTTCTGGATGCGGTTGAGGTCCTCATGCAGGCCGTCAAGCAGGAAGGCCATGAACTCCTGAGCATCGTGCTGGGCATAGCCAGTGAACTGGCTGGCCTTGCTGGCCACAATTGCCTGCAGGGAGCACAGTCGTCAGGGCTGGCCAGCAgtcctccagcagcactggctgcccCATGCACAGACCCTGACTGCACCCACTCACATCCACCCAGCTCCCTGTGGCACTAGCAGGGCAGCCAGATGCCCACACAGGGCACCTGTGGGGACTCACAGCAATTCCTGTGGAGTGTCAGTGCCAGCAGCCCTACCTTCAGTTTAGAGGGCTGGAAGGCATGGTGTGTGCCCTTCCACAGCGCTCGAAGCAACATGGCAAAGCCGATGGCCAGGCGCCCCCCTGTCCCCAGCGGGTTGTTGTAGTTAATTTCCGACTCAAAGGACCGATCTGCAAGAGACGCAGGAGTGAAGGTGCACTGTCTGAGTGGCCAGGCCCTGCTGGGCTCCTAGCGTGGGCTCACCATGGAAGTAGTCACGCAGCTCCCGGGTGTTGGATAGGGACTGGATGACACTGTTCATAAAGCAGGTGTTGCCCAAGTTCACCAACCCTGTGAAGCCAGGCAGGCAGACCTTCTTCTTCTCATCCTCATCCTCGTCATCCTCCACGCTCTCAGTGCTCACCGGGCTGTGTGTCATCGGTGGCACCATGCATGTCGGTTTGGGCTGCCAAAGGAGAGGTGGGTGTGAGGGTGCCATGCACAGAGGGTCTCTCTGGGAATACCACAAGAATCTAAAGGCCCAAGACACCTCCTGGATTGTTGATGGAGCCATCACACTGTATCTCACCAGGACTGGGATAAACAGGCCAATCGCTGCCCCCAATCCTGCCAGCTATGACCAAGAagcaccacctcctcctccaggaACACTGTGCCAGTCTCCAGAGCAACACTGAGTTGAGATCCCTCTTTTCCCTACCCAAGTCAGATCCAGAGTGGCCCCACTCACCGAAGGAATGTGTGGCTCCTGCTTCACTGCCACGTGCTCTGGGGCTGTACGCGCTGCCACACCATCCAGACCCCCATCTTCCACACGTGGCTTCTCTTTGTCACTGGTTCGTGCTTCTTCCTTGCTGGACAGGGGGTGCTGGTTACTGCCCGGAGGGTTCTTATCCAGAGGGGTAGGGCCTGTAGGCATGGCAACCTTTGCACCACCCACTGCACCTTAAAAAGGGGGAAGGGTGGGCCTGTGGTTAGCAGCACAGCATGCTGCCCACGGTGGGGCTAAGATGCTCGGTCCATGCTCACATGCAGGCTGCCTCTTACCCCTCTTTCCCATGAGCAAGGGGAACAGCAGTGCCCTTGCTCTATCGCTGGGCTCACCCTGCCCCACATCCCTCCTAACAGCACCCACTCAGCCCCTCTTCTTCCCTACAACCCCATGCTGCAGGATCCAGCGCCgactggcagcagctggcagtGAGGACTGCCTGTGTCCCACTGGGGTggcaggcaggacagggcagcagGGTGCAGACCTCGTGTGGCTGGAGCCTCCAGCCCCCCCCAGCGCTGGCTCTGGCGTTTCTTCAGGCAGACATCGATGCGAGAGACCGTGAAGTTGTATGTGCACTGATCCGGCTCAATAAGGTTCCTGCAAGACACACAGCAAGTCAGGGATGCCCCAGCTCCCCAGCAGCCTTAGACTTGTCAAAGCCTTTGCAAGGCATAGCCATGGCCTCCAGGCAGTGGGGACACTGCTAGCACTGCTCCCAAGGCAGCCCTGGCAAAGCAGGTGGAAACTCTCGAGCCTGGCCTCACTGAACACACAGAGGGCCCCCTTTCCTGACAGACCCATTCTGCTCAGCTCCACATGCCCCCTCCTGCTGTACAGAGAAGTGCACACAGGCCAGTCTGGCTCTGCCTCCAAGAGTTCTAGAACAGAATGAGGGGGAACTGCAGGCCAGGAGACACTGGGACTTCCTTCCCTGCAAGCCAGCACACAGCCAAGGCAGCCCACACTCAGGGCACCAGTGCAGCTTGGTGTAAGGGTGCAGAAATGAGCATTCCTTGCACAGAGCCACCAGCTGGGActggctcctgctccagctctgcactcTCAACTCCCTTGCTCTGCTGTGAGTTAGAGGGACAGGAACCATACCTGAGCTTCACCTGCCACCGGAACACCGTGTGGGGCCCACAGCCCGGATGGAGACGAAGGAAATTTGTGTCACTGCAGAGAAATTGAAAGTGAGTGAGCAGAGTTGAACAAATAAGTAGCTTTGCTACAATCAGGAGGTCCACAgcagtctggcaccatcctggGGCAAACTTTTACCTTGTCTGGAACACAAGTGTGAAGTCTTGTTCCCGGAACAACACCTTGGATGTCTCCTTGTGGATCTCCTTCACATAGACATGCACCACCACCAGATCATTGCCCTTCTCATATGAGTCATTCTTGACAAAGCTCAGGCTCACAAAAGGCTCTGGCTCTAATCAAGGAGAGAGATGTTATTTTCCTTGCATGCTGAGGCAGTGCTGCAAGATAACCCAGGAGAGGTCCTGAGCAGATGGACCGTCCTGACCAGGCTCAGTCCATGGGCTCTGGCAACTCACCATCAGCCGCTGCTTCCAGAGCCACATCATCCTTGGACCAATCTCTCTTCTCACCATCTCTGCCCAGGGGAGGAGTGGCCACTGGGACAGGCTTAGAGCTCTCTCCCAGGACAGGTGTGCAGTCCTGGCCCCGCAAGgcctcagcagggctgcctggCTGCAGGACTCTCTTCTCCACACATGTAGCAACACGGTGGGGGAACACCTCTGTGGTAGCTGCAAGAGGTGGCATCTCCACCGAAGCAGTCTCCTTGGCCAAAACCACAGCCTTTTAACACAAAGGACAGAGTGAAACACAGATACCATCAACCCTTGAGCTGCCCTGGCCCACCTGCTGTGGCTCCTGCTAgccaggcaggcacagctccatACTGCCCACTCCCCCCTCACATCCCATGCCCAGCTCAGTCCCATTAGCACCACAGCTCAGTGACTGTGGGTTCCTCACTTTGCTCTCTCCTCCACAACAGCCAGGTCCTTGTGTCAGACCTCAGAACCCCAGACCCCGTCTCATTGGCAGGGTCAGATCCTGCatgtcctgcacagggcagagggagcaggggtACCCCACTCAGTCAGTTCCTCAGGTACCTTTTCCAGTGGCAGTGCAATGTctgtgagggctgtgggtgcATCGACCTGGCTGGCTCTGCTGTTGCGACGGCTGCCGGCCCTCCCACTGTGCCCTTTGTTGGGCTCTGTGCTCCCGGGGACTCTGGCATTTGTCTCCTCTTCAGTGGGAGCCACTTTGAGGTATACTGCCCGCTTGGCACTGGGGCCActctgtgtccctgggctggctgggctTTTCCCTCCCAGGGCCTCGCTTCTTCCCGGAGCACGCTTGGGGTTGGAGGACTCCCGCCGGGATCTTGGTggctctgtgccctcagccTTCAGCTCTTCAGGGGTCAGTTCTGCAGAAGCAGCCTTCTCTTTCCCATTCTCCCAGCATGCAGCCCCTTTGCCCAGCTCTTTGGATccatctttccttctcttctgtaAAAAGCCGTGCAGCACAGCGGGAAGGTATTTAGGTAGCAGCACCTTTCACATTCTCTGCCATCCCCTCACACTCACTCTCCCTTCCCAGAGTGCACCAGGACTTTGCTCCAGAACCTAGACACTATGTGGCAAGCTGAAACAGGGGTACAAAGACACACTCCTCCCTGAGACAGAGGCAGCTGGCTCATGCAATCTGTGGGTGCAGGATGTGAGCCACAtcctccctgagcagctcaAGAGCAGGGAGCTCTGCGCTCACCCCAGTTCCCCACGGCTCCATAAGCTCCCTGAAAAGGCAGATCCTCCCCCTCTCACCAGAAGTGAAGACCAGTTATGGAGTGGGATCTTCTTCTGAAGCACAAGGTGTAAAAAGTTGCCCTTCTTGCACTGGATCTTGCTGCAGGAGCCCTCAATCTCCTCGTAGAACTGACAGCTCCACTGGCGCCCGTCTGTAAACAGAGGGGAATGGGTACCTCAGGCAGTGCTCCAGGCAGCTGTCACCTAACCCACAGCCCCCTTTCACCTGCCCTCAGGATGAAGGGAACACTCATTCAGAGCCAAGAAGGCTGCAGGCAAGCTGCCACCATACCCCAGGAGCCTTCCAGGGCTCCAGCCAGCTTCCCTGAATTTGCTTTGTACATCTGGCTGGCCTTCTTCCCAGAGGGAAGGCCCtgtgcctccctgccctcaggggCACAGTCACTTTTCCAAAGAATACCCAGGGCTGACTCACTCATTCCAGCAAGCAGGGGACAGAGACGCACCAACACAGCAGTGGGCACTTGTTCACTTGGCACAGAGGACAagctcctgccctcccaggcTCCACACTGCTCTCCTCTCGGCCCTGTCTGCTGGCTGAGACTGTGCCAGCTGACAGCAGGGCATTGTCTCTGAGGGAAAGGTTTGATGCCTGCCTGGATCAGCCCCGTGCTTcgcccagagctgtgccaagTCAGTAGAGAAATGCCTGCAGCAGTCGCTCCATTCCCATACCTGGCAGTTTGACCACACAGTCTGTGTCAGTGAAATCAGCAGCTACATCCTCCACCTTCAGAGTTCCACTGCCCAAGTTCAACTTGACGATGATCTCATCAGCATTCTGCTTCcagtccagcagcagctctaggaaaagggagggaagtgTCACCCACTTGCTGGGGCATGAGGCTGAAGTGCCCACTACTTGGCTGGGGAACGCAAGCCTGAACACACGCTCGGTTAAGGAGGTTAGCAGAGGGAACACAGATCATGCCAATTAAAGGGGACCTGCCCTCATCAGACAGGCCACAAACAAGAGTATGTGTTGTGGCAGGGCAGGTGAATCCCGGTGGGAACCGGAGAGATCAGAAaggcagcactgcccttggcattgccacatgcagcagtggcagctgggAAGAAGGGGTGGCTCCTGCAAATGACAAAGCAATTGTTTTCCCAAGGAACAAGGAAGCCACAGAATTACCCTGGGGGATTCAAGTGGACTGTGACCACAATCAGAAATTGCCACTTCCTCTTTGCATATGCAAATGAAGCAGCCCAGCTGCAACCACTATAGCGCTGTATTCCTACCAGGTGAGCACGGCTAACATGGCTGAAACATGGGTGGGCTGGCCAGCCAGGCAAGTACACTGCACTAAAGGAGAAAGTGCAACAGTGGCATCCACTGCAGGCAGAACCTCCACTGCATGCCTGCCAGGCTACAGGTGTGGCCTTGTGGTGCCCTGAAGTCATCAAGGCAAAAAGGTGATTTCAATCACCTTGATTTCAACCAGTTTTGTTCTACCCTCTGTGGCACAAGAATGTCCTACTGTGTCCTCTGGCTGGACTGAGACAGAAACCAGCTGACCCTGACCACAGAGTGACATGGCTTGGGatcttcccagcacagcacaatGTCCTGCTCagacagaagcagagcaggtgTTGACAGCAAGGCATCCCAAAGCTGTCCTCAGTGGCACCATGACACCTGAGTTGGAAGCAGCCTGCCACAGGCCTATGGCCCCTTCCTTGCAGGCAGCCCTTCCCACCCATGTGCACCCTTCTCCACTACTGGGAAGGCCACACCCTGCTAAAACAAACGCTGAGGCAAGGGACTGCTTAGGTTAGCTCTGCTCAATGCTGGAGCATTGGACAGCAACAAGGTGAGAGCTTCAGATCCCTTGGCAAGGGCACTCCATGGCCATGCACTGACAGCTGGAGCACACCTCAACTTACCCTCCTCTGAGTCCTTCTCCTGGGCAGTCTCAGCCTGCTCGAACTCAGGGCGAGACACTGGTGGGCAAGAAGCAGAGCGCAAGCAGGTCTGTCATTCTGTCACCTCAGAGCAAGGACCAGCATGCTGGTGCCCAAAATTTCACATATCACCTCCTTCTCCCCTGAATCTGTGTCCAGGCCTTTTGTTCTGCATTTGCTGCTCATTTACCTCCTCCGTTTCATCACATTTCTCCTTCCCCAGAGTCCTGCCTGCAGAACCACAGCAAGTCAACCCCACAACAGCTGCTTTGGGCCACATCACCAGTCTAATGAGTACCACAGAGGGAACAACACAATCCTGCATCACGCAGACAGTGCTGCTTTGAGGCACATATCATTGTGGAGCTTGTGGTAACCAGGCTGTGtggctcagctcagcacagcaggccCCAGCCTCCAGCAGTACAGACGGGTCCTGTCTTGATGTGACAGAAAGAACCCGGTGTTTGGTTGTGCTCAAACCAATTCTGCTGTAACCAGAGAACCATGTGGCCCAGCTGCACTTTAACATTTCCATTCCTGCACAAGCTGCCAACATCTCCGGTCAAAACTCCTTCCAGATTGGACTGGAGAACCAAAACAACCTGACATCTAATGCCTGCTCCCCACAGGATAACCTCTGACACCCAAAAGAGTCTCAGGGCCTGCTCTACCCCCATAGAATGGTGACCTCTGCCAGGCAAGAGACTCAAAGCGACAGCACCTTGTCCTGGAGCAGGGCAACAGGAGCTGTGATCTCCACCCCAGAGCGCTCAGAGGGCTGTCACTGCCCCCCTTGACTGGCTACAAACCAGTAGCAAACCTCTGCTGACGACCACAGCCACCGGTGCAAAGGTGCTGGTGGGGCTGGCAGTAAGAAAAGCACAGcaacagcactgccctgggggatTTACAGCTTGCTCCAGCTCCTTACCTCCCCTGCAGAGAGGGGACAGAAGCAGCATGGCCATCCCCAAAGAACCCCACCACGCTGCAGGTACAGCACACCTCCCATGTGAGAGACAGCGCGATGCTGTGCTCTGCACCGAGGGATTTCCACAAGGGACTGtgcctggctgctccagcatAGACCTCAGCAAGTACTCATTTACCTTGGCCTATAAAACACCCTGTGATTTTGAGGTCACAAGAGTCATAATGAAGCAGGCACAGAAATTGAGCAGCTAGCTTTCCAGGGCCACAGGCCCGCAGGCACTCCCTGCACCTCAAACATCGTTTTTGTCATTGGATACATGGCAGCTACAGAAGGAATTACTCTACAGCAACTATTTCACCTGAGCCACACCCTGCCCTGACCCAGAAACGAAAGCAGCTCCAAACACCCAGTCGCTGCCTCACAACATCTGGCCTCGGGCAAACCGACGGGAAAGAGGCAGCACTGCCTCCAGCTGCAACAGCACCCATAGGCTTCAGTCCAACTCCCTCTGAATTAGGGCAGGTCACACTCAGTCAAAAGCAGAGTCTGCAAACAACCACTGAGGCCAACTTCAGATTTTAGGTAACAAGGCCCAACCCTCCTCACATCACTGGGGCTAAGTAGTGCCCAAAGGAAGGAGGCTACAGGTCCAGGGAGGACACTGTCGAAGAGGATCTCACATCACACGGGTTGCCATAAGCCGCAGGAAGTGATTAGTCAAATCTGCTTATCCTGCAGCAGATGGCTGTGAGGCTCTCAGGCTGCAGGGCTGACACCAGGGGCCTGCTCACCACAGCGCTGCCGAGGGGCTCTCACCTTCCTTGCTTTCCTGGTTGGCTCGatccttctgcttcttcttgTTGGTGGCATCATCCAAGCCCCGAGACACTCTCCTCTGGCCAGGGGCATTGGTGCTGCTGGACATTTTCAGCCGTTTGGAGGACACAAACGGCCCACCAGGGTCGGTAATGGAGTCTGGGTCAGGGGTGCGACGTTTTCTTCCTGGCCCAGCTATCTTGGCGACTCTCTGTGGTCAAACTCTCTGGCAAGGAACTAGTGGCCTAAAGAGAGGAGAGAGTGAGTGTGGCAGGAGAAGCAGGTGGAGAAGGCCCAACAGCACCAGGATCTGCTCTTTGTCCCAGGGCCAGTGCCATCACACAACTTTCACTGCAGTGTTTATGGGAAGCCCCATGCAGGGCTCAGTGAGGAAACCTACCTCATCACAGCCGCTACAATGCTTACTGGCAAAAGCATGGGCCTGTCAGAGCTCCCATACAACCAGGGGTCTTCTGTATGTGGCACGTGTTAAAAACCTGGAAAGCAATTGTCATGCTCATGGCTCCCACTACAGCAACTctggcccagaggagctgctggcactAACACCCAACCACACAGCTGAGGGCAAGGACACGAGGAGGCCTGGATTGCAAAACTGCACCTCCAGGGTTAACTGGGGCAGCCTGTCACACAGCTTGGAGCGACAGCTATTTCAGTCAAACAGTGCCCCCATGTAACAGGGCCAGAACAGGAGCCAGTAACACCctaagaaggaagaaaggggaGAAGCAGGAGCAGGCCCCGGGACAGTCTCCCGTGACAGATGAGAGCAAAGCTCCCTGGCAAGAGCAGAGTTCCTCCCCCTTTGCCCACCAGCTGAGAGCTTAACCAGCATGACTGCACCTTGCATATTTATCTTCCAGCCAGTTTACAGACAGCGTCAGCGGGGTGGCCTGGAAACAGGACACCTCTGCTCCTTGTGCCCCAGGGATAGGTCAGGCTGAGCAGGGCACGCAGGGCGCTCACCCCTGCCCCCTCAGACATGCCCTCCCTGCAAAGCCAGctcccctgctgtgtttggGGCTGGTCTGTTTTGCTCATCAGTTTCACCCCCAGGTGttcacagctttgacagagtAAAGCCACAACAAGCCACTGAAAAGTCCCACTCGAGGTGCCTCCACGGAGGAGGTGAAAGAGAGCTGGGAAGGTTTCCTCCCCGGCTGCaggccctggccctggcagtgctcacCAGCCCACAAGGGTTTGCTGCAGGGAAATGGGCCCACCCCCGGGTGCCATCAGCCTGCTGAAGCTCCCAGTGCACTGATTCACACACATCCCACGGCCCAACTCCCATCTgaggacacagagctgagccTGATGACATCTTGGTCTAGCTCAGCATCTCTGAGCCTGCCTCTCCCTCAGTGGGAGGCAAGTCATGCCCTTGGGAACACCCTGTTCTGCCTTCCCCCATGTACCAAGCACAGACCCCACGCTCCACACGGGCACAGGCGGGGGCATGGGGCATCAAGGGACGTGCTTGGTCAGAGGGAGGACgctgccagctctgtgctgccGCCCCATGTTGCCAGGGTATTTGTGTTCTAGAAACATTCTGGGGCAACAAGTAGTCACAAACGTGGAGCTGTAGCCACAAACCGTGAGGGACCTCAGAGAGAAACACAgtcctgtcctgccctcagctctggCAAAGCCAGGCCCACAAGAGGTGCTGTGCCCAAACTGCCTCTCTCCAGACCAACCCACTCTCACAACCAAGAGCCATTGAAATCAAGTGAAAAGCCAAGTCCAGCCCGACTCTCTGGAATAGACAATTCCTGCCACTCTCAGCAGAGAGGCCCAAAATCACCTGGAGActgggatgctgagcagggccCGGCATCAGTCCCAAAGAACTTGAAAGAGCACGGGAGGGCAGCAGCATCACTCCCAGGCTGCCACACACACCGGGTCTCCCTGGGATGCAGAGGCACTTCTGGCTGcagagggaatgggaaggggcCCCCGTAGCAGGGAATGTGGCTGTGATTAGCCAGCCTGGGCCTCTGATGCCGGCTGCATGCTGTCACTCAACCCCAGATCGCACTGACACCCAAACAGGTCAGCCACAGATACATCCTGGTGCTGAGGAAGGTAACCTGGGATTTGCAAACACgggaaaatgtgttttgctgtatttttttgcaTCTCAGATGAAAACACCAGGAGGAGTGGGAGACAGGAAGCGGCAAGTGCTTTGTGCAGGGCCAAGTGAGGCTCCATCACCTCCTTCCTGCCTGTCCAAAGGGGTAGCAGAGGGTTGGGCAgggtgacccctgagaagggtCCTGGAGAGCTGAGAAAGGACATGCCTCTGCCCAAGAAGAGGTGAAGAAGATAGACAGGATTG from Pithys albifrons albifrons isolate INPA30051 chromosome 3, PitAlb_v1, whole genome shotgun sequence includes these protein-coding regions:
- the USP19 gene encoding ubiquitin carboxyl-terminal hydrolase 19 isoform X1; the encoded protein is MSSSTNAPGQRRVSRGLDDATNKKKQKDRANQESKEVSRPEFEQAETAQEKDSEEELLLDWKQNADEIIVKLNLGSGTLKVEDVAADFTDTDCVVKLPDGRQWSCQFYEEIEGSCSKIQCKKGNFLHLVLQKKIPLHNWSSLLKRRKDGSKELGKGAACWENGKEKAASAELTPEELKAEGTEPPRSRRESSNPKRAPGRSEALGGKSPASPGTQSGPSAKRAVYLKVAPTEEETNARVPGSTEPNKGHSGRAGSRRNSRASQVDAPTALTDIALPLEKAVVLAKETASVEMPPLAATTEVFPHRVATCVEKRVLQPGSPAEALRGQDCTPVLGESSKPVPVATPPLGRDGEKRDWSKDDVALEAAADEPEPFVSLSFVKNDSYEKGNDLVVVHVYVKEIHKETSKVLFREQDFTLVFQTSDTNFLRLHPGCGPHTVFRWQVKLRNLIEPDQCTYNFTVSRIDVCLKKRQSQRWGGLEAPATRGAVGGAKVAMPTGPTPLDKNPPGSNQHPLSSKEEARTSDKEKPRVEDGGLDGVAARTAPEHVAVKQEPHIPSPKPTCMVPPMTHSPVSTESVEDDEDEDEKKKVCLPGFTGLVNLGNTCFMNSVIQSLSNTRELRDYFHDRSFESEINYNNPLGTGGRLAIGFAMLLRALWKGTHHAFQPSKLKAIVASKASQFTGYAQHDAQEFMAFLLDGLHEDLNRIQNKPYTETVDSDGRPDEVVAEEAWQRHKMRNDSFIVDLFQGQYKSKLVCPVCSKVSITFDPFLYLPVPLPQKQKVLTVYFFAKEPHKKPIKFLVSISKENSSAMEVLDSVAHSVHVKPENLRLAEVSKNHFHRMFLPSNSLDAVSPTDLLLCFEVLSPELAKERVVELQVQQRPQVPSGPVAKCAACQKKQLPEDEKLKRCTRCYRVGYCNVACQKTHWPDHKASCRPENIGFPFLISVPESRLTYTRLAQLLEGYARYSVSVFQPPFQLGRMSPEQGLQSLHSDKLEPLAKSSCAAATSASELGDEDRASSLLQEPPLSPAVPELHPEMGNTSTVRSKVLTARSSLLSLDSGFSEHMESQGDSCCEKEPSYERALKPEAAIPGYQHTPDLLSARTTPFYINKIDAANREYKLEDKGDTPLDLTDCSLALVWKNNERLKEFVLVESKELECVEDPGSASEAARAGHFTLEQCLNLFTKPEVLAPEEAWYCPKCKQHREASKQLMLWRLPNVLIIQLKRFSFRSFIWRDKINDMVDFPVRSLDLSKFCIGRKGEQQLPMYDLYAVINHYGGMIGGHYTAYARLLNDKNSQRSDVGWRLFDDSTVTTMEESQVVTRYAYVLFYRRRNSPVERPLPGHPSDHRTERTPSAEAAASQASLIWQELEAEEQELQLEAPQRPARNSWRPRGQKRSPGSPQHPDEGCVRYFVLATTAAIVALFLNVFYPLIYQPRWR
- the USP19 gene encoding ubiquitin carboxyl-terminal hydrolase 19 isoform X2, with protein sequence MSSSTNAPGQRRVSRGLDDATNKKKQKDRANQESKEVSRPEFEQAETAQEKDSEEELLLDWKQNADEIIVKLNLGSGTLKVEDVAADFTDTDCVVKLPDGRQWSCQFYEEIEGSCSKIQCKKGNFLHLVLQKKIPLHNWSSLLKRRKDGSKELGKGAACWENGKEKAASAELTPEELKAEGTEPPRSRRESSNPKRAPGRSEALGGKSPASPGTQSGPSAKRAVYLKVAPTEEETNARVPGSTEPNKGHSGRAGSRRNSRASQVDAPTALTDIALPLEKAVVLAKETASVEMPPLAATTEVFPHRVATCVEKRVLQPGSPAEALRGQDCTPVLGESSKPVPVATPPLGRDGEKRDWSKDDVALEAAADEPEPFVSLSFVKNDSYEKGNDLVVVHVYVKEIHKETSKVLFREQDFTLVFQTSDTNFLRLHPGCGPHTVFRWQVKLRNLIEPDQCTYNFTVSRIDVCLKKRQSQRWGGLEAPATRVGGAKVAMPTGPTPLDKNPPGSNQHPLSSKEEARTSDKEKPRVEDGGLDGVAARTAPEHVAVKQEPHIPSPKPTCMVPPMTHSPVSTESVEDDEDEDEKKKVCLPGFTGLVNLGNTCFMNSVIQSLSNTRELRDYFHDRSFESEINYNNPLGTGGRLAIGFAMLLRALWKGTHHAFQPSKLKAIVASKASQFTGYAQHDAQEFMAFLLDGLHEDLNRIQNKPYTETVDSDGRPDEVVAEEAWQRHKMRNDSFIVDLFQGQYKSKLVCPVCSKVSITFDPFLYLPVPLPQKQKVLTVYFFAKEPHKKPIKFLVSISKENSSAMEVLDSVAHSVHVKPENLRLAEVSKNHFHRMFLPSNSLDAVSPTDLLLCFEVLSPELAKERVVELQVQQRPQVPSGPVAKCAACQKKQLPEDEKLKRCTRCYRVGYCNVACQKTHWPDHKASCRPENIGFPFLISVPESRLTYTRLAQLLEGYARYSVSVFQPPFQLGRMSPEQGLQSLHSDKLEPLAKSSCAAATSASELGDEDRASSLLQEPPLSPAVPELHPEMGNTSTVRSKVLTARSSLLSLDSGFSEHMESQGDSCCEKEPSYERALKPEAAIPGYQHTPDLLSARTTPFYINKIDAANREYKLEDKGDTPLDLTDCSLALVWKNNERLKEFVLVESKELECVEDPGSASEAARAGHFTLEQCLNLFTKPEVLAPEEAWYCPKCKQHREASKQLMLWRLPNVLIIQLKRFSFRSFIWRDKINDMVDFPVRSLDLSKFCIGRKGEQQLPMYDLYAVINHYGGMIGGHYTAYARLLNDKNSQRSDVGWRLFDDSTVTTMEESQVVTRYAYVLFYRRRNSPVERPLPGHPSDHRTERTPSAEAAASQASLIWQELEAEEQELQLEAPQRPARNSWRPRGQKRSPGSPQHPDEGCVRYFVLATTAAIVALFLNVFYPLIYQPRWR